The Blautia pseudococcoides genome segment AAAATTATCTTTAAACTTCAGTTGTGCCAGTTTTCTGTTTTGGTTCATAAACAACCTCCGCATGGGCAGAGGAATTCTGGTTTGATTATATCACATAGTATTTAAAATTTCCATTATAAATTTGCGTTTGCAAATTAATTTACCACTTTTTTCATTCCATCTGTAACGAAATATAGAGTAATTTTTTTTGTATCCCTGCATAAAAACAAAGCCGGCTTCTGCTTTTTATCTTTCCTGTATAGTAACTTTAATTATATCACCCGGCTGTTTTCCGATTTTCTGCCTGATCTCTTTTCTTATTCCAATAATATGCCCCGGTGTTTTCATCCGTACCAGGCTTCCGTCATAAGGTTGGCTGTCAAATGTGGCATGTACCTTCACTCTCCCTTTGCCAAACTCCTCCCTCACATCAAAAGGAAATTCAATATATGCCCCATCTATATCGGGAACCTTTTTTATAACAGCCTCAAATTCATATGTCTTTGTATTCATCTTTATTTCCTCACTGTTCTTTTTGTAGCATTCATGTAATACGTTTTTGCCGATGAAGTCTCCACGCGGTCAAGCGCCGGATTTGTGGCATCCAGAAGACAGATTTTATTTACGCTCTTTATCTGAGCAGGGTAGGTTTCCTGTACTTCCCCGGAAAAAGTAACCGATATATTTTGTCCCGGCATGAAGTCTGACAATGCGATATCAGTAAAGTGCCACTCCATTTTTGTATTGGCAGTAATGTACAGATGAAATTCACTTCTGAAATTCATATCATTTTCTTTCAAGCCGGATACCCGCATGGAATTTCCGTTAATCTCTTTGATCTGAGCATAAAAAGTGATGGAATCACCTTCATCTGAAAGACCCTCCACGGTCTTGTTCTGTCCTACCGTATATCCTGCCCAAAAGATAAGCAAAGCAAACAAAAGTATAATACCGGCTTTAAAAAATTCTTCATTGATGATCCCCCGTTTGATCAAATGATAAAATGAATGAAAGGTGGCCACTTGTGATTCCCGTATCATAATTATACCCTTAATAACAGCCGGATCCCTACCTTTATGGAACCCGGCTGTTACTGTGTACAAGTAATATTAACAAAAACTCATTCATCCTAAAGGTTCTTTACTAACAATCCCCGATGAATGTATCCGTCTTTCATCTGTTCTTTTTCCGGCAGCGGACGTGTATATGCAGGAGTAAAAATGG includes the following:
- a CDS encoding DUF1905 domain-containing protein produces the protein MNTKTYEFEAVIKKVPDIDGAYIEFPFDVREEFGKGRVKVHATFDSQPYDGSLVRMKTPGHIIGIRKEIRQKIGKQPGDIIKVTIQER